The Numida meleagris isolate 19003 breed g44 Domestic line chromosome 7, NumMel1.0, whole genome shotgun sequence genome contains a region encoding:
- the RGS8 gene encoding regulator of G-protein signaling 8 has translation MAALLIPRRNRGMRTRLGCLSHKSDSYNDFTAILPDKPNRALKRLSTEEATRWADSFDVLLSHKYGLAAFRAFLKTEFSEENLEFWLACEDFKKTRSAAKLAAKAQRIFEEFIDVQAPREVNIDFQTRELTRRNMQEPSLSCFDQAQGKVHSLMEKDSYPRFLRSKIYTDLLSQTQRRLS, from the exons ATGGCTGCGTTACTGATCCCACGGAG GAACAGAGGGATGAGGACTCGCCTGGGCTGCCTGTCTCACAAATCAGACTCATATAATGATTTCACAGCTATTCTTCCGGACAAGCCCAACCGGGCTTTGAA aagACTGTCAACAGAAGAAGCAACGAGATGGGCAGACTCTTTCGATGTCCTTTTGTCCCATAAAT ATGGGCTGGCCGCTTTCCGTGCTTTCCTGAAGACCGAGTTCAGCGAGGAGAACCTGGAGTTCTGGCTGGCCTGCGAGGACTTCAAGAAGACCCGCTCGGCGGCCAAGCTGGCGGCCAAGGCGCAACGCATCTTTGAGGAGTTCATCGACGTGCAGGCTCCTCGCGAG gTGAACATAGACTTCCAGACGCGGGAGCTGACGAGAAGGAACATGCAGGAGCCCTCCCTCTCCTGCTTTGACCAAGCCCAAGGGAAAGTGCACAGCCTGATGGAAAAAGACTCATACCCCAGGTTCCTGAGATCCAAAATCTACACGGACCTGCTGTCTCAAACCCAGAGGAGGCTCAGCTAG